In Mercurialis annua linkage group LG6, ddMerAnnu1.2, whole genome shotgun sequence, the following are encoded in one genomic region:
- the LOC126685782 gene encoding protein NTM1-like 9, whose translation MDSGTGYRFHPSDFELVDHYLRQKMLGNDDEVWQIPEVQVLNFEPWELPQHSITLSSSNDQVWYFFCTPNYKYSNSKRVDRTTNAGYWKVTGKERKIEDIGFKRTLVFHHGRPKGVKTNWIMHEYTPTFDFQTHREFVVCKIKKRPDEEEDGSSSSMVPAYTENQTYNSTFQQEFNPSVQSAFGNYATEEETHEETYMQSFQGYDEQDYNLNFAFQWRNNY comes from the exons ATGGATTCTGGAACTGGCTACAGATTCCACCCGTCGGATTTCGAATTGGTCGATCATTACTTAAGGCAGAAAATGCTCGGCAATGATGACGAAGTCTGGCAAATTCCTGAGGTTCAAGTCCTCAATTTCGAACCGTGGGAATTACCCC AGCATTCGATAACGTTAAGCAGCTCGAACGATCAAGTGTGGTATTTCTTTTGCACTCCGAATTACAAGTACTCCAATAGCAAGCGCGTCGACAGAACAACCAATGCTGGATACTGGAAAGTTACCGGCAAAGAACGTAAAATCGAGGATATTGGATTTAAAAGGACTTTGGTTTTTCATCATGGTCGTCCTAAAGGAGTTAAAACAAATTGGATTATGCATGAATACACTCCCACTTTCGACTTCCAGACTCATAGGGAGTTTGTTGTTtgcaaaataaagaaaaggCCGGATGAAGAAGAAGACGGATCAAGTAGTTCTATGGTACCTGCTTATACTGAAAATCAAACCTATAATTCAACCTTTCAGCAAGAATTTAATCCATCGGTCCAATCTGCTTTTGGAAATTACGCAACCGAG GAGGAGACTCACGAGGAAACATATATGCAATCATTTCAGGGGTACGACGAGCAAGATTACAATCTTAACTTTGCATTTCAGTGGCGAAATAACTATTAA